The region ataaaagaaggaaatgaagaggaagaagaagagatgaacgagaggaagagaaagagagaatagagagaaaaaagaagaataagtgATTGGGAAGCAAGAAGGAATGGGGGGAGATGGGTTGTCGTCCCACTCCAACCATCCCATTCTTTGGAAATTTCCAATTATGCCCTCCACTACACACACACCACCTAAATATCAATGCCCCTTATGGTCATTTGTCATCTCCTTTTCATTTGTTTTCCCTTTATTTAATTCAATCTCATATTATatacatgggcctaagcccaaatcaaaaatccactcatattgggcccaagcccatttaGTCCACAACTTGGACTCTTCTATGCAATTAAACTTCATTTACATAAgcttacaaatttttatttcacttaCCTTTCTCATCCCACATagttattattttcattaatttttcttttatcaacacaaattattttcacaattaattgaggaaaaaaaaatcaaatacttGAAATAAATTACCAATAGTGCTTAGACCCACTAACGAGTCGTTACAATAtgaatatggttgagaataatTATAAGATGTATCTACTtaataagaaatataattaatcaGTAATTAAGCTTTGGTCCTTTTTAAATGGAACTTTTCTTACCATTCTCAACTTCACTGTCACTTCAGTTCCTTTTTTGGTTCTGAGCCCTACTCTCTCATAAAGCATAGAACTTTTTAAATGGAAATAAGCCAACACcttaaacaaaagaagaaagaaataacaattcaataaaaaagaaaaaaaatcaataattgagCCTATTTTTCAACAGTGAAACAGAAACCAAAATGATTCTGAGCCTATTTCATATTATTCATTTTGCCTGGTTACTTGAAAGTCTGGGTTGACAAAGACACCCATGGTCGGACCATACATGGAGGGACTAGAGAGAGAATGATTCAGTTTGGATAGGCCTCAATGATAGAAGGCAAATCTTGGATCCGGATGATGTTATAGCGTGGGAAGCCTCCTTTCTCCAGCACTCGTTTCCATTCAGCCTCAGTTCTCTCTTTTCCACCAGAGCTGTGAGCAACCATTATGAGATCGAATACAAATCCTGTGTTGTCAAACATGTTTTCACCGTCTGGCTGCAGAACCACTTCCACTAGAATCACCTTTCCTGTCTTCTCTGGGATTGCCTTCCGGCAGTTCTTCAAGATCTTCACACAGTTTTCGTCGCTCCAATGATGCAAGATCCACTGCACGAATTCATGATTAGAGCATGAATTAAACCATCTAGACAGTTAACAAATAATAACTattctttttgtgtgtgttaaaATATTTCCAAATTTAAATCCATTACCTTCATGAAAACTGCATCAGCCTCTGGAACAGACTCAAACAAGTCACCTCCAATATGAGTAACTCCTGGGTACTCAGGTGCTGTGGCCACCACATGTGGCAAATCATAGTTGATTGCTTTGATGTGTGGATAGGCCTTGGTGATCTCGGATATGGACGTTCCAATCCCACCGCCCACATCCACGAGCGACCCAATGGAATGAAATCCATCTTTGTACGCAGCGACGATTTCGGCAGTGATTACCTTGGCGCTACATCCCATTGCAGCGTTGAAGACCTTGTTGAAATCTGGGTTGGCGGAGCCATAATCCCATATCCCTTTGCCATGAGCCTTTTCGAATGCAATCCCACCTTCCCGCACACACCTGCTGAAGCATTGCCAGGGTGCTAATGCCCTGGGGTCGCTCGCCATCAGTACCATCGGCGCCAGGCTCAGCTCAGCATCGCGCAGCAAGAACTTGGAGGCGTGGTTCAACCCGTAGAGGGTCTCTCCGCCATCAACCGACGGAGGAGTGGCTGTGAAAATCTTTTTCCGAACCAGAAATCTCATGATCCGCCCCAGGGTAATGATATCCGGGGAAGGAGAGTCTATGCCGGCGGCGATTTGGGATAGGCTGATTGGACAGCCGGAAGAATGAATAATGTCAGCTATGCGAAGTTCCACCGCAGACTTGAGTGCCATGGCGTCTGCAAAGCTTAGCATCTGTTGCCATATCTCTGCTTTGGCATCAAGCAATACCTTTGCCTCTGCATCCATGGCTTCCTTATCATTAATcattctctctctgtctctctcccccTATATGTGTTTAAGCTTACGTACAGAAGAGGCTTTCTTGCTTGTAAGGCTTCCTTCTCCATATCTTATAGaggaagattgaagaagaagaagaagaagaaaaagaagaaagcaacacaTTAGAGAATAAATGTATTCAGCCAATGAGGAATGATCTGTATTAGAGTATTTTAGAGAATAAATGTGTtagttttgttgtatttttgttttcctttgttttgttatttcttCTGGACAAGCAATGACATTCTTTTCATCTTGATGTATTAGTTCTAaaagtatttaaagaagaaGTTGAGATCCTGTTTTAGGTTAGTGAGGCATTTTATTATGGAAAATGTTAGAGAGCCCGACGGGTTTATCGACGGATTTACCGAAAGGGGGCAAAAAAACCATTTTGCCCCCACACCCTGCTCTCTTCCTCCCCTTCTAATGGATTCCCCCCTGCCCTACGCATCTCCCCTGCTTGCCATGGCCGTCGCTCGTCTCTCTGTCGCGCCTAGCTGTAGTCGCTCGACTTTGCCTCCGTTGCCTCACCGACAGTCGCTACATCGATTGTCGGCGAGGCAACAAAGACGAGGCCGGGTGATTGTAGCGAGGCGCGATGGAGAGGCGAGCAGTGGCCATGGCAAGTAGAGGAGACGCTCAGAGCTAGGGGGGGACAGTaacccactttgcaaatttgcaaagtagatgaaaaaaaatcatctttttaTTCCCTTTTTGTGAGCCACTTGATAGATTCGTCGGACCCGCGTAGAACTAACTCTGTTCCCGGCATCAATTATGTTGCCCAGGTGTGGGTGAGTTCCCGTCAGCGGTCCCATCCACCCACCCAATGGTCTACTGCCACGTCAGCAAAGGCAGCAGATCATTACTCTTCAACGAATATGATTGAATAAGCCCGTGGCTGTGGCTGTAGCTGTGGCTGTGGCGGAAGAAAAGTCAACAATCACTATGATACCCTCTCTACATGTCAACAATCACTTTGTTTATTAATCAAATCATGGCTATTCTATGATTTGGCTATTCTACGATTATCACTCttttgaagaagaaatcaaagattatttttgcttcttcaattttccattAAAATATTTCTGGATTCAAGCATTAGGggactattattattattaaaaattggtTTAGAAATCAAAAGCTAATTTGGATATATAAAGTTCATTGGATCCTTATTTtgttattcataattttaaatttattatctcaaatattttaagttGGGTCTAATTTGGATACATAAGGATTTGAAATGacactttattatatatatatatatatgtttctttactaaattaaaaaaatattttatattcactagaaataaaattacaatgaaCACAGAG is a window of Diospyros lotus cultivar Yz01 chromosome 10, ASM1463336v1, whole genome shotgun sequence DNA encoding:
- the LOC127811949 gene encoding (R,S)-reticuline 7-O-methyltransferase-like — encoded protein: MINDKEAMDAEAKVLLDAKAEIWQQMLSFADAMALKSAVELRIADIIHSSGCPISLSQIAAGIDSPSPDIITLGRIMRFLVRKKIFTATPPSVDGGETLYGLNHASKFLLRDAELSLAPMVLMASDPRALAPWQCFSRCVREGGIAFEKAHGKGIWDYGSANPDFNKVFNAAMGCSAKVITAEIVAAYKDGFHSIGSLVDVGGGIGTSISEITKAYPHIKAINYDLPHVVATAPEYPGVTHIGGDLFESVPEADAVFMKWILHHWSDENCVKILKNCRKAIPEKTGKVILVEVVLQPDGENMFDNTGFVFDLIMVAHSSGGKERTEAEWKRVLEKGGFPRYNIIRIQDLPSIIEAYPN